The proteins below are encoded in one region of Aequorivita iocasae:
- the rpsO gene encoding 30S ribosomal protein S15 has protein sequence MYLSTEEKGKIFEKHGKSKTDTGSAEGQIALFTYRIEHLTKHLKTNHKDYNTERSLVMLVGKRRSLLDYLMKKDILRYRAIVKELGLRK, from the coding sequence ATGTATTTATCCACAGAAGAAAAAGGTAAAATTTTCGAAAAACACGGAAAGTCTAAAACTGATACTGGTTCAGCAGAAGGACAGATTGCGCTATTCACATATCGCATCGAGCATTTAACAAAGCATCTTAAAACAAACCACAAAGACTATAACACTGAGCGTTCTTTGGTAATGTTGGTAGGTAAAAGACGTTCGCTACTAGATTATCTTATGAAAAAAGATATTCTTCGTTACCGTGCAATCGTTAAAGAATTAGGATTACGTAAGTAA
- a CDS encoding polyribonucleotide nucleotidyltransferase yields the protein MIPKVFREVIDLGDGREISIETGKLAKQAHGSVVVQSGKCMLLCTVVSNYKQSDVDFLPLTVDYREKFAASGRYPGGFFKREARPSDGEVLTMRLVDRVLRPLFPKDYHAETQVMIQLMSHDEDVMPDAMAGLAASAAIQLSDFPFECAISEARVGRIDGKFIINPTRAQLEESDIDMVIGASADSVMMVEGEMKEISEEEMVEAIKFAHEAIKKQIDAQIRLAEAVGRKEVREYEPEREDDDLKKKIHELAYDKVYAVAKSASAKHERSASFDAIKEEIKATFSEEELEDFGDLISKYYYKAEKAAVRDLTLNEGLRLDGRKTDEIRPIWCEVDYLPSTHGSAIFTRGETQALATVTLGTSREANQIDMPSFEGEETFYLHYNFPPFSTGEARPIRGTSRREVGHGNLAQRALKGMIPADCPYTVRVVSEVLESNGSSSMATVCSGTMALMDAGVQLKKPVSGIAMGLISDGETGKYAVLSDILGDEDHLGDMDFKVTGTADGITACQMDIKVKGLSYEILVNALKQAAAGRLHILEKLTDTIATPNADVKPHAPKMVTVTIPNEYIGALIGPGGKVIQELQKATKTTIVINEDPVTEEGIVEILGTNQEGIDAVLAKIDSLTFKPEVGSVYEVKVIKMLDFGAVVEYTDAPGNETLLHVSELAWERTENVSDVVNMGDVFDVKFLGFDPRTKKDKVSRKALLPKPEGYKERPPRDDNRSGGRDNRGRDNRGRDNRDRDRKRD from the coding sequence ATGATACCTAAAGTATTTAGAGAGGTCATAGACCTTGGTGATGGACGTGAAATCTCCATCGAAACCGGAAAATTGGCAAAACAGGCACACGGTTCTGTAGTTGTGCAATCCGGAAAATGTATGCTGCTTTGTACCGTAGTTTCAAACTACAAACAGAGCGATGTTGATTTTCTACCATTAACCGTAGATTATCGTGAAAAATTTGCTGCTTCGGGTCGTTACCCTGGCGGTTTCTTCAAAAGGGAAGCAAGACCAAGCGATGGCGAAGTACTTACAATGCGCCTTGTGGACCGCGTACTGCGTCCACTTTTCCCAAAAGATTATCACGCCGAAACCCAAGTGATGATCCAATTGATGAGCCACGATGAGGATGTAATGCCAGATGCAATGGCAGGTTTGGCCGCTTCCGCAGCTATCCAGCTATCCGACTTCCCTTTTGAATGTGCAATTTCTGAAGCGCGTGTGGGAAGAATAGATGGTAAATTCATCATTAACCCAACTCGTGCTCAATTGGAGGAATCTGACATCGATATGGTTATTGGCGCATCTGCAGATTCTGTGATGATGGTTGAAGGCGAGATGAAAGAAATTTCAGAAGAAGAAATGGTAGAGGCGATTAAATTTGCCCACGAAGCCATTAAAAAACAAATTGATGCCCAAATAAGGTTGGCTGAGGCTGTTGGAAGAAAAGAAGTTCGTGAATATGAACCAGAGCGCGAAGATGATGATTTGAAAAAGAAAATACACGAGTTGGCCTACGATAAAGTGTATGCCGTAGCAAAATCTGCTTCCGCAAAACACGAACGTAGTGCTTCTTTTGATGCAATTAAGGAGGAAATTAAAGCAACTTTTTCTGAAGAGGAATTGGAAGATTTTGGAGATTTAATTTCAAAATATTATTACAAAGCAGAAAAAGCTGCCGTTCGCGATCTTACCTTAAACGAAGGTTTGCGCTTGGACGGAAGAAAAACAGACGAGATTCGCCCAATATGGTGTGAGGTTGATTACCTTCCTTCAACCCACGGTTCGGCTATTTTTACACGTGGTGAAACACAAGCTTTGGCAACCGTTACTTTGGGAACTTCTCGCGAAGCAAACCAAATTGACATGCCATCTTTTGAAGGCGAAGAGACCTTCTATCTTCACTACAACTTCCCTCCTTTCTCAACTGGTGAGGCCCGCCCAATCCGCGGTACTTCCCGTAGAGAGGTTGGTCACGGAAACTTGGCGCAACGCGCATTGAAAGGAATGATTCCTGCAGATTGCCCTTATACCGTTCGTGTGGTTTCAGAGGTTTTGGAATCTAATGGTTCTTCTTCTATGGCAACGGTTTGCAGCGGAACAATGGCGTTGATGGATGCTGGGGTTCAATTGAAAAAACCAGTTTCAGGGATTGCAATGGGATTGATTTCTGATGGTGAAACTGGAAAATACGCAGTACTTTCAGATATTTTGGGTGATGAAGATCACTTGGGAGATATGGACTTTAAAGTTACCGGAACGGCTGACGGAATTACCGCTTGCCAAATGGACATTAAAGTGAAAGGCCTTTCCTATGAAATTTTGGTAAATGCGCTGAAACAAGCTGCTGCCGGTAGACTTCATATTCTTGAAAAATTGACGGATACCATTGCAACACCAAATGCAGATGTGAAGCCTCACGCTCCAAAAATGGTTACCGTTACTATTCCAAACGAATATATTGGTGCTTTAATTGGACCTGGCGGAAAAGTAATTCAAGAGCTTCAAAAAGCTACAAAGACTACAATTGTAATCAACGAAGATCCTGTTACCGAAGAAGGTATCGTGGAAATTCTTGGAACAAACCAAGAAGGAATTGATGCCGTATTGGCGAAGATTGATTCGCTTACATTCAAGCCAGAAGTGGGTAGTGTTTACGAAGTGAAAGTTATTAAGATGCTTGATTTTGGGGCTGTTGTGGAGTACACAGACGCTCCTGGAAACGAGACCTTGCTTCACGTGAGCGAACTTGCTTGGGAACGTACAGAAAATGTATCCGATGTTGTAAATATGGGTGATGTGTTTGATGTGAAATTCCTTGGTTTCGATCCTAGAACCAAAAAAGATAAAGTTTCAAGAAAAGCATTGTTGCCAAAACCGGAAGGCTACAAAGAACGCCCACCACGCGACGACAACCGAAGCGGCGGACGTGATAATCGTGGACGCGACAACCGTGGCCGTGACAATCGCGATAGAGATAGAAAGAGAGATTAA